The following are from one region of the Pectobacterium actinidiae genome:
- a CDS encoding type III secretion system chaperone has protein sequence MTSTELAAMLERWLNGGTPTLHLDIDGGAVAMVRQSSGVACRAAIPLRTLPDEPMLARALQLADAAHAQFQDDTAILSLSPQDEQFWLWMRPDADDVMQLCRSLETLLNQRDVWLSLLTPRVKAPVPAPLNLNTLAFLQGERHA, from the coding sequence ATGACTTCAACTGAGTTGGCCGCGATGCTGGAGCGTTGGCTAAACGGCGGGACGCCGACGCTGCACTTGGACATTGATGGTGGCGCGGTAGCGATGGTGCGGCAGTCATCGGGGGTGGCGTGCCGCGCGGCCATTCCGCTGCGCACGTTGCCGGATGAGCCGATGCTGGCGCGTGCATTACAACTGGCTGACGCCGCCCACGCCCAGTTTCAGGATGACACCGCCATACTGTCACTCTCACCGCAGGATGAACAGTTCTGGCTCTGGATGCGACCTGATGCCGATGACGTCATGCAACTGTGCCGCAGCCTGGAAACCTTACTGAATCAACGGGACGTCTGGCTGAGCCTGCTCACACCGCGTGTGAAAGCGCCCGTTCCCGCTCCTCTGAATCTGAACACGCTGGCTTTTTTGCAAGGAGAACGACATGCGTAA
- a CDS encoding type III secretion protein HrpF has product MSLNPIQRRLDAHLVDSQKQLDDIALNVAEGGASQADSYAFFEASMDYSNASWAVGQLLSVKHGLAKAIINDFN; this is encoded by the coding sequence ATGTCCCTTAACCCCATTCAGCGTCGCCTTGACGCGCACCTGGTCGATTCGCAGAAGCAACTTGATGATATTGCGCTGAATGTTGCCGAAGGCGGAGCCAGTCAGGCTGACAGTTACGCCTTTTTTGAAGCCAGCATGGATTATTCCAATGCCAGTTGGGCTGTCGGGCAACTGTTGAGCGTTAAACACGGCTTGGCAAAGGCCATCATCAATGACTTCAACTGA
- the sctL gene encoding type III secretion system stator protein SctL: MLTTKTFMTLPGASRDETVIIPAERIAAHRRSRTLWEEANVQAETIVAQAHDRARMLCEQAVEHAEAEFWQQANALLQGVQQERMELEKMMITQAGQLLRDALAQLLDKTPAPSRHHALLRQLLKQQQGESRGTLYCHPAQLADVQHWLDAHAHLEWRLASDEALDSDAMKLITAHGVMSLSWRQATAQLIPPEYYPTAM, encoded by the coding sequence ATGCTGACAACGAAGACGTTTATGACATTACCCGGCGCGAGTCGGGATGAAACGGTGATTATTCCGGCGGAGCGCATCGCAGCGCATCGGCGCAGTCGGACACTCTGGGAAGAGGCTAATGTGCAGGCCGAGACGATTGTGGCGCAGGCGCATGACCGTGCCCGAATGCTCTGTGAGCAGGCGGTAGAACACGCAGAAGCGGAATTCTGGCAGCAGGCAAACGCGCTATTACAGGGCGTTCAGCAAGAACGGATGGAGCTGGAGAAAATGATGATTACGCAAGCCGGACAGCTGCTGCGCGATGCGTTGGCGCAGTTGCTGGATAAAACGCCTGCACCGTCGCGTCATCACGCTTTATTACGACAACTGCTGAAGCAACAGCAGGGAGAAAGCCGGGGAACGCTGTACTGCCATCCCGCCCAGTTGGCCGATGTGCAGCACTGGCTGGATGCCCATGCGCATCTGGAGTGGCGTCTCGCCAGCGATGAGGCGCTGGATAGCGATGCCATGAAACTGATTACGGCGCATGGCGTGATGTCGCTGAGCTGGCGACAAGCGACGGCGCAGCTCATTCCGCCTGAATATTATCCCACCGCGATGTGA
- the sctJ gene encoding type III secretion system inner membrane ring lipoprotein SctJ, whose product MKIDKRVFLLLVGLLAGCGEPIELNRGLSENDANEAISMLGRYQIGAEKRVDKTGVTLVIDAKNMERAVNILNAAGLPKQSRTNLGEVFQKSGVISTPLEERARYIYALSQEVEATLAQIDGVLVARVHVVLPERIAPGEPVQPASAAVFIKYRAELEPDGMEQRIRRMVASSIPGLSGKDDKELAIVFVPAEPYQDTIPVVTLGPFTLTPDEMRRWQWSAGLFGLLLAGLLGWRVGTPYLRQWQQKKAGASSSQ is encoded by the coding sequence ATGAAAATCGATAAGCGAGTGTTTCTTCTGCTGGTCGGGCTATTGGCTGGCTGTGGCGAGCCGATTGAGTTGAATCGCGGGCTGTCGGAGAACGATGCCAACGAAGCGATTTCGATGCTTGGCCGCTATCAGATCGGCGCGGAGAAACGGGTGGACAAAACCGGCGTTACGCTGGTGATCGATGCAAAAAACATGGAACGTGCCGTCAATATTCTCAATGCGGCGGGTTTACCGAAGCAATCGCGTACCAATTTGGGTGAGGTCTTTCAGAAAAGCGGCGTGATCTCAACGCCGCTGGAAGAGCGCGCCCGCTATATCTACGCCCTGTCGCAGGAAGTGGAGGCGACGCTGGCGCAGATCGACGGCGTGCTGGTGGCGCGGGTGCATGTGGTGCTACCTGAACGTATTGCCCCCGGCGAGCCAGTTCAGCCAGCTTCGGCGGCGGTGTTTATCAAATATCGTGCCGAACTGGAGCCTGATGGGATGGAGCAACGAATCCGTCGTATGGTTGCCAGCAGCATCCCCGGCCTGTCTGGCAAGGATGATAAAGAACTGGCGATCGTCTTTGTTCCGGCGGAACCGTATCAGGACACGATTCCCGTCGTCACGCTGGGGCCGTTTACGCTCACGCCGGATGAGATGCGGCGCTGGCAGTGGAGCGCCGGGCTGTTCGGTCTGCTACTGGCCGGGCTATTAGGCTGGCGCGTGGGTACGCCTTACCTGCGGCAGTGGCAGCAGAAAAAAGCGGGGGCGTCGTCGTCACAATGA
- a CDS encoding EscI/YscI/HrpB family type III secretion system inner rod protein yields MKINHATTLSQPGDAPLADNGTSFSSSATDQDVSWFSAALSSPPMTAESGNSQWLGALAEKSQGLNGVFKSAERDVSQSMRSNNPKDVLDATRTLSSFYLESLLSAKLVAKSVQSLEKLTNLQ; encoded by the coding sequence ATGAAAATCAACCACGCTACTACGCTGTCCCAGCCGGGGGATGCTCCGCTGGCGGACAACGGTACGTCTTTTTCCTCTTCCGCTACCGATCAGGATGTTTCCTGGTTTAGCGCGGCGCTGTCGTCGCCACCGATGACGGCAGAAAGCGGCAACAGCCAATGGCTGGGTGCGCTGGCGGAAAAATCTCAGGGACTGAACGGCGTTTTTAAATCCGCCGAACGCGATGTGAGCCAGTCGATGCGTTCCAATAATCCAAAGGATGTGCTGGATGCGACCCGAACGCTGTCGTCGTTCTATCTCGAAAGTTTACTGAGCGCCAAACTGGTGGCGAAAAGTGTACAAAGTCTGGAAAAACTCACCAATTTACAGTAG
- a CDS encoding EAL domain-containing protein has translation MPNLTTNTGLWFRLVLISFASALLALFIGQGIVARQEQTQLQRYSQEVLDQGIAVASEGRETINRVLTLNNVPCSTADLKELRLISFYSVYLRDIGRIKDNYLICSAGWGMLNPPIYLLQPNLTTPEGVQLWTAMKDVIDPRITADMASLNGVVTITAAAAFRRFTQPPAEHNAMLLTRNLSHVYQTFGNIDLTAFQQTQHLNNSWLTMGKRQTFFCAQNRDICVLAQLNSAGILSRPWYIITALFFIGALIGASFTLSYQLYYDRHHALPSQLKRAIKHQRFQVHYQPLISLPQRAIIGVEALARWKNERGDNVSPEFFIGIAEKMGYSAELTRIITRQALHDMQPYLTQETPFLLSINLSVSDIVSRDYLRFLQQMCDELAIDKTRIMLELTERSSTSHKTLANGLEALRRSGYKVALDDFGTGYSNLDYLSHLPFDMIKIDKIFVDAIGTDTVNAAMADLLFTLIKKLDVPVIIEGVETREQAAYILQQCPSAIMQGWYFSKAVPLRDLPDVHHYQCPPIETA, from the coding sequence ATGCCCAACTTAACTACCAACACCGGATTGTGGTTCAGACTTGTTTTGATTTCATTTGCCAGCGCATTGCTGGCACTGTTTATTGGGCAAGGAATTGTAGCCAGACAGGAACAAACACAGTTGCAGCGCTACAGTCAGGAAGTGCTCGATCAGGGAATTGCTGTCGCGAGTGAAGGCCGGGAAACCATCAACCGCGTGTTGACGTTAAATAACGTCCCTTGCTCTACTGCCGACCTGAAAGAATTACGCCTGATCTCCTTTTACTCCGTTTACCTGCGTGACATCGGACGTATTAAAGATAACTATCTCATCTGTTCTGCGGGCTGGGGTATGCTCAACCCACCGATTTATCTGCTACAGCCAAACCTTACGACCCCCGAAGGCGTACAGCTGTGGACCGCAATGAAAGATGTGATTGATCCACGTATTACCGCCGATATGGCAAGCCTCAACGGCGTTGTCACCATCACCGCAGCCGCTGCATTTCGCCGTTTTACTCAACCGCCAGCCGAACATAACGCAATGCTGCTCACGCGCAATTTGAGCCATGTTTACCAAACCTTCGGTAATATCGACCTCACGGCATTCCAGCAGACACAGCACCTGAATAATTCATGGCTAACGATGGGAAAACGCCAGACGTTTTTCTGCGCGCAGAACCGGGATATCTGTGTACTGGCTCAGTTGAACTCCGCAGGTATTCTGTCTCGTCCGTGGTATATCATCACCGCCCTGTTTTTTATCGGTGCGCTCATTGGTGCCAGTTTTACGCTGTCCTATCAGCTCTACTACGATCGGCACCATGCTCTGCCATCACAGCTAAAACGCGCGATCAAACACCAGCGATTTCAGGTACATTATCAGCCGCTGATCAGCCTGCCACAGCGTGCGATTATTGGCGTAGAGGCATTGGCGCGTTGGAAAAACGAGCGTGGCGATAACGTCTCGCCAGAGTTTTTCATCGGCATCGCAGAAAAAATGGGGTACTCCGCCGAGCTAACCCGCATTATTACGCGCCAGGCTCTGCACGATATGCAGCCGTACCTCACGCAGGAAACGCCTTTTCTTCTGAGTATTAACCTGTCCGTATCCGATATTGTTTCCCGCGATTATCTTCGTTTCCTACAGCAAATGTGTGACGAGTTGGCGATCGATAAAACACGCATCATGCTGGAGCTGACGGAACGATCGAGCACGTCTCATAAGACGCTGGCTAACGGTCTTGAGGCCTTACGCCGTTCAGGTTATAAGGTCGCCCTTGATGATTTCGGCACAGGCTATTCCAATCTCGACTACCTGAGCCACTTACCGTTCGATATGATCAAGATCGACAAAATTTTCGTCGATGCTATCGGCACGGACACGGTGAATGCCGCGATGGCCGATCTGCTATTCACCTTGATCAAAAAGCTGGACGTTCCGGTGATCATTGAAGGGGTAGAAACACGCGAGCAAGCCGCCTACATCCTGCAACAGTGCCCGTCGGCGATTATGCAAGGATGGTATTTCAGTAAGGCGGTGCCATTGCGCGACCTACCGGATGTCCATCACTATCAGTGTCCGCCGATAGAAACGGCGTAA
- a CDS encoding sigma 54-interacting transcriptional regulator, whose amino-acid sequence MNNHYHQDRQGYSSLAHSSSEKAPSSVNAFPSLSGHSTHTADDIHSSLSPIINVIAPLNVDIVLEGETGTGKDTLANRIHQLSRCSGPLVAVNCAAVPENLAESELFGVVSGAYTGANRSRAGYLESADKGILFLDEIDSMPMTLQAKMLRVLESRGVKRLGSTQFTPVDMRVIVATQTPLLQLVEKGLFRRDLYFRLDTVKIQLPTLRSRSDLILPLFQRFSQEAAVRLRMTLPPMTAEIYEQLLTHSWPGNIRELKAAADRWALGLSPLAEIQPLLHPRPLQLKDRLKRIEKFLIQDALRRHDHCIDDVIVELGIPKRTLYHRLKVLNVTVREMCAGGVEACQA is encoded by the coding sequence ATGAATAATCATTACCATCAGGACAGACAGGGCTATTCATCATTAGCGCATTCGTCATCAGAAAAAGCACCGTCATCAGTAAACGCTTTCCCGTCATTATCGGGACATTCCACACACACCGCTGATGATATTCACTCATCGCTCTCGCCCATCATTAATGTTATTGCCCCCCTCAATGTCGACATCGTGCTGGAAGGTGAAACCGGTACGGGTAAAGACACGTTGGCGAATCGCATACATCAACTTTCTCGATGCAGTGGTCCGCTGGTGGCAGTGAACTGTGCCGCCGTACCGGAAAATCTGGCCGAGAGCGAATTGTTTGGCGTGGTTTCGGGCGCTTATACCGGTGCGAATCGCTCTCGTGCCGGTTATCTGGAAAGTGCTGATAAGGGGATCCTGTTTCTGGATGAGATCGACAGTATGCCCATGACGCTGCAAGCCAAGATGCTGCGCGTGTTGGAAAGCCGTGGCGTAAAACGGCTGGGAAGCACCCAGTTCACGCCCGTGGACATGCGTGTGATTGTGGCGACACAAACGCCGCTGCTGCAACTGGTGGAAAAAGGGCTGTTTCGCCGCGATCTCTATTTCCGTCTGGATACGGTAAAGATTCAATTGCCGACGCTGCGTTCTCGCAGCGATCTCATTCTGCCGCTGTTTCAGCGTTTTAGTCAGGAAGCGGCGGTACGCCTGAGAATGACGCTGCCACCAATGACGGCGGAAATTTATGAACAGCTACTGACCCACAGCTGGCCGGGCAATATTCGCGAGCTGAAAGCGGCGGCGGATCGCTGGGCGTTGGGGCTGTCGCCTTTGGCTGAAATTCAGCCGCTATTACACCCGCGTCCCTTGCAGTTAAAAGATCGGTTAAAGCGGATTGAAAAATTTCTGATTCAGGATGCGCTGCGCCGCCACGACCACTGCATTGACGATGTGATTGTGGAATTGGGGATCCCCAAGCGGACGCTCTATCACCGCCTGAAAGTGCTGAATGTGACAGTACGAGAAATGTGCGCAGGAGGAGTGGAAGCCTGTCAGGCATGA
- a CDS encoding response regulator transcription factor, producing the protein MGKPIRLMIADDHVIMREGLKQIFALDDSLSVVAEAGNGAQVLAQLRSVKPDLLLLDMSMPGISGEALISRVVAQYPRLPILVLSMYSEAQIAQHALKSGARGYITKDKDPEALLAAIRRVAQGARYIDHTIAEQLVFSNYTEGGRAEHDVLTAREHQIMIMFAQGMGINAIANELAISNKTVSTHKARLMEKMQFSTNVEIVKYVVSKKLIP; encoded by the coding sequence ATGGGTAAACCAATACGTTTAATGATCGCAGACGATCACGTCATCATGCGGGAAGGGCTCAAGCAGATCTTTGCGTTGGATGACTCGCTGAGCGTTGTCGCTGAAGCTGGAAATGGCGCACAGGTACTAGCGCAGTTGCGTAGCGTGAAGCCCGATTTGTTGCTGCTGGATATGTCGATGCCCGGAATCAGCGGTGAAGCGTTGATTTCACGCGTGGTGGCGCAATATCCACGGCTGCCGATTCTGGTGCTCAGCATGTATAGCGAGGCGCAAATTGCGCAGCATGCGCTGAAAAGCGGTGCCAGAGGTTACATCACTAAAGATAAAGACCCGGAGGCGCTGCTTGCAGCCATTCGGCGTGTCGCACAGGGGGCGCGCTACATTGACCACACGATTGCCGAGCAGTTGGTGTTTTCCAACTACACGGAGGGCGGCAGAGCCGAGCACGATGTGCTGACTGCCAGAGAGCACCAAATCATGATTATGTTTGCACAGGGGATGGGCATCAATGCCATCGCCAATGAGTTGGCCATCAGCAATAAAACGGTCAGCACTCACAAGGCGCGTCTGATGGAAAAAATGCAGTTCAGCACCAATGTGGAGATTGTTAAATACGTCGTGAGCAAGAAGCTCATTCCCTAG
- a CDS encoding PAS domain-containing sensor histidine kinase has translation MMFTQPFRSDSKTRAPQLELVDFAFGRIKDAIYIVNEDQRFCYVNEAASQTLGYSITEFMHLSVADIDPQWAAEHNSPDWLQACESGVGTTFETRHLTRHGMTIPVEVNLTHFQHRGRSYNMCVVRDIRERKHIEQLAYAREQEFRALVENTPDLIIRFDPNLNCLYANPASLKHLDFTIEQLRGRMITELMPGVGCAIRIEQLVQQVVDTRSSAEGEVMEALGRGEQLHHHIHHIRCVPEFDQHGALVSILTVGRDITAIRYAEKKLADSHMQLRLLARQREISREEERKHIAQEIHDELGQHLTTIRMSLSLMRMCFAKENPEMQAHLQKLMQLADQTIQVVRNVSTRLRPNVLNMGLTPALEWLCDEFNRHYSATCLLRTSGEPLALNDESATAAFRVVQESLTNVARYAAATQVIITLDNQHDCIVLCIKDNGKGFDSHAKNKNAFGLMSMKERGRMLGGEVVIESAIGEGTSVQLTFPKNGYTR, from the coding sequence ATGATGTTCACCCAACCTTTTCGTTCCGATAGTAAAACCAGAGCCCCTCAGTTGGAACTGGTGGATTTTGCATTTGGCCGTATCAAGGACGCGATCTATATCGTCAACGAAGATCAGCGTTTTTGTTACGTCAATGAGGCCGCCAGCCAGACGCTGGGCTACAGCATTACGGAATTCATGCATTTGAGCGTTGCCGATATCGACCCGCAATGGGCCGCCGAGCATAACTCACCCGACTGGTTGCAGGCGTGTGAATCGGGCGTGGGTACCACGTTTGAAACACGACACCTCACCCGCCACGGCATGACCATTCCCGTTGAAGTCAATCTCACGCATTTTCAACACAGAGGACGTAGCTACAACATGTGTGTCGTCAGAGATATCAGGGAACGTAAACATATTGAACAGTTGGCCTACGCGCGAGAACAGGAATTTCGCGCGCTGGTTGAGAACACGCCGGATTTGATTATCCGCTTTGATCCCAACCTGAATTGCCTGTACGCCAACCCCGCCAGTCTGAAACACCTGGATTTCACCATAGAGCAACTTCGGGGCCGTATGATTACGGAATTGATGCCCGGCGTGGGCTGCGCGATCCGCATAGAACAACTGGTGCAGCAGGTTGTGGATACCCGCAGCAGTGCGGAAGGCGAAGTCATGGAAGCGCTGGGGAGAGGTGAGCAGCTGCATCACCATATTCACCATATTCGCTGCGTGCCTGAATTCGATCAGCACGGCGCGCTGGTGTCCATTCTGACCGTCGGACGGGACATTACAGCGATTCGCTATGCGGAGAAAAAACTGGCCGATTCGCATATGCAATTGCGTTTACTGGCGCGCCAGCGTGAGATTTCACGCGAGGAAGAACGCAAGCATATTGCACAGGAAATTCATGATGAATTGGGGCAACACCTGACCACGATCCGCATGAGCCTGTCGCTAATGCGCATGTGTTTTGCCAAGGAAAATCCAGAGATGCAGGCGCATTTGCAAAAGCTAATGCAGTTGGCGGACCAAACGATCCAGGTGGTGCGTAACGTTTCGACTCGGCTCAGGCCGAACGTATTGAATATGGGGCTGACGCCTGCGCTGGAATGGCTGTGCGACGAATTTAACCGGCATTACAGCGCCACCTGTCTGCTACGAACGTCGGGAGAACCGCTGGCGCTCAATGACGAGAGCGCCACGGCGGCCTTTCGCGTCGTGCAGGAGTCATTGACTAACGTGGCGCGCTACGCTGCCGCCACACAGGTAATTATTACGCTGGATAACCAGCATGACTGCATTGTGCTGTGCATCAAGGACAACGGCAAAGGTTTTGATTCTCACGCTAAAAATAAAAATGCCTTTGGACTCATGAGCATGAAAGAACGTGGACGGATGCTGGGAGGCGAAGTGGTTATTGAAAGTGCGATCGGCGAAGGCACGTCGGTGCAGTTAACGTTTCCTAAAAATGGCTACACCCGTTAA
- a CDS encoding RNA polymerase sigma factor → MEMSTNHIEQTPSLYPALSVDWEQVFRQHGKKLHNFIRKRVSNHDDVEDLQQMTYLEVLKHQDKFAGASRPETWVFGIALNLVRNYFKQARQRAQEMGDEMLEHIAIELDPGAITESQRALKRAMDAIVSLPEDTRQMLMQLLDTDASYQDLALQLEIPIGTVRSRLSRARSVIRQAVES, encoded by the coding sequence ATGGAAATGTCTACCAACCACATCGAACAGACCCCTTCGCTTTACCCAGCGTTATCTGTCGATTGGGAACAGGTGTTTCGTCAACACGGAAAGAAATTGCATAACTTTATCCGCAAGCGCGTCAGCAACCATGATGACGTTGAGGATTTACAGCAAATGACCTATCTGGAAGTGCTCAAACATCAGGATAAATTTGCGGGAGCGTCACGGCCGGAGACGTGGGTGTTCGGCATTGCCCTCAACCTGGTGCGCAATTATTTCAAGCAGGCACGCCAGCGCGCTCAGGAAATGGGCGATGAGATGCTGGAACATATCGCGATAGAACTCGATCCTGGCGCGATTACCGAAAGTCAGCGGGCATTGAAACGCGCGATGGATGCCATCGTCTCACTGCCTGAGGATACCCGTCAGATGCTGATGCAATTGCTGGATACCGATGCCAGCTATCAAGATCTCGCGTTGCAGTTGGAGATCCCGATCGGTACGGTGCGGTCACGGTTGTCTCGTGCCCGAAGTGTGATCCGTCAGGCTGTTGAATCCTGA
- the sctW gene encoding type III secretion system gatekeeper subunit SctW, translating to MIKMPTVLPASSALPRPVVVDDDPVPQTAVQQTSSHHAAPGSPLSTSMEEVAMAFGEQAERRSKSLNRRHIAQQPDARAAANVERIEKLTELFRMLENPSQSTLDQQLSRLRDLLTRQDSPSLEAVLEAAGNDPARGDILLRHIQQQSQQPELTAAAESALQQLHQEKGPEVRAGLNTATAIALFSTQPEQKQAMRELYYQKIVHQQSASALLDSLLERFDAATFSIGLRTLQRALAADIASLTPSISKAVLSKMLSNLNDSRHLSHTLSSSQTLLTRLANKVPAFTLGAVELTRRLIGLSANGAYARDLHNLGREVAGTQMQHQAMFFSALLPLVSDLPHPLWRDSKNRQTAIQLIRGMIGDIAQYEKQQAKSTQHDELTQRDTASRQKQDARDSDKGQP from the coding sequence ATGATCAAAATGCCGACTGTCCTTCCCGCCAGCAGCGCCCTGCCGCGTCCCGTCGTGGTGGATGACGATCCCGTGCCACAAACCGCGGTGCAGCAGACGAGTTCTCACCACGCCGCCCCCGGCTCGCCGTTATCCACCTCAATGGAAGAGGTGGCGATGGCATTTGGCGAGCAAGCTGAGCGAAGAAGTAAATCGCTGAATCGGCGCCACATCGCCCAGCAGCCGGACGCACGCGCTGCTGCGAATGTCGAACGGATTGAGAAACTGACGGAACTGTTCAGGATGTTGGAAAATCCGTCACAAAGCACGCTCGACCAGCAGCTGAGCCGCCTGCGCGATCTGCTGACGCGACAGGATTCGCCGTCGCTTGAGGCGGTGTTGGAAGCCGCAGGCAACGATCCGGCGCGCGGCGATATCCTATTGCGCCACATCCAGCAGCAGTCTCAACAGCCCGAGCTGACAGCGGCGGCCGAAAGTGCGCTACAGCAACTGCATCAGGAGAAAGGTCCAGAAGTTCGAGCTGGTCTGAATACGGCAACGGCCATCGCGCTATTCAGCACTCAGCCGGAACAAAAACAGGCGATGCGCGAGCTGTACTACCAAAAAATCGTGCATCAGCAATCGGCCAGCGCGCTGCTGGATTCTCTGCTGGAGCGCTTTGACGCCGCGACTTTTTCCATTGGGCTGCGCACGTTGCAGCGGGCGCTGGCGGCGGATATTGCCTCGCTAACGCCGTCTATTTCGAAAGCCGTGCTCAGCAAAATGCTGAGCAACCTCAACGATTCCCGCCACCTGAGCCATACGCTGTCATCGAGCCAGACGCTGCTCACTCGGCTAGCGAATAAAGTGCCCGCCTTTACGCTCGGTGCCGTGGAGCTCACCCGCCGCCTGATAGGCCTCAGCGCCAACGGAGCCTATGCCCGCGACCTGCACAATCTCGGACGGGAAGTAGCCGGTACCCAAATGCAACATCAGGCGATGTTTTTCAGCGCCCTGCTGCCGCTCGTCAGCGATCTGCCGCATCCGCTGTGGCGAGACAGTAAAAACCGACAAACGGCGATCCAACTGATACGCGGCATGATTGGCGATATCGCTCAATATGAAAAGCAACAGGCCAAAAGTACTCAGCATGATGAACTGACGCAGCGTGATACCGCATCGCGGCAAAAACAGGATGCACGCGACTCCGATAAGGGACAGCCATGA